The Hordeum vulgare subsp. vulgare chromosome 4H, MorexV3_pseudomolecules_assembly, whole genome shotgun sequence genomic interval TAATGAGTGTCCCTACAAAATGACGTCGTGTTCTATGCTAAACTACTTAATGTGCCCTAATTCTGAAGCTTGTTCATCTATCATACTGCCATCCACCCCCACCCCCATCATATCAATTTAATGCAACATAAGTTAGCTATCGTCTACAAAAAACACCAATGCTCCTACAGTTGGTGTTTTTCCATTCCTCATCTCCAAGACAAACTGTTCGGTTGGCAAGGTCTCGTCTGCACAAACCGCGTCAAGAAAAGATAATGGAGTTTATTATGTGGACAAGGTGCTAGATCCATGGCTCCGTGCTAGTTTGCTTGTCCGATGCAAGTGGCTACAACGACCTACAATCGCTTCCCCTTGCTTACATTTGTGCATCAACTTACTCACGTCTTACTTGAGATCAAAAACAACCCCACCAAATCAATAAGTTGAGGGGCCAAAACATACTTTGCTCGGTAGAATATGTTATTGCCACCCCACGATAAAACCTAGCCTTTTGTCTAAGCATCGAATCACGATCATGCAATGAATCAATGCAAAGTGTGTAGGTTTCATTTGTAAAAGGGTGCTATCAGAAAAAAAGGGGTCAAGTATTTATTAGTTGCATCTGACATTTTCAAATATCAGTTTTCTTCTACtatgccattttgagagaagGATCAAAATTGTTTTCTAGTGTTGATATATATAATAATGATATTCCCTATAAAGTGACATCATGTTCTATGATGAGCTATTAATGTCCCTCCTCGTGAAGCTTCTTCATTTATCATACAACCATccattctcccccccccccccctatatcAACTTACCGAAACAGACATTAAGTTATCTTCTGCGGAAGAGAAAAATGCTCGTGCGTCTTGACATTTTGGATTTCCCCATCTACAAGACAAACCGTTAGTTTAGCAAGGTTCTGTTTGCATGCCCCCATGGAAAAAAGATAGTGGAGTTTATTATGCGGACAAGGTGCTAGCTTCTTGGCTCTGGGTTAGTATGCTTTGCTGATAAATGCAAGTGGCTCCAACTACCTACAACCACTTTCCCATGCTTATATTTTTGCCTAAACTTCCCCGCGTCCACGTGTTACCTTATATCAAAAATCACAACCCCGCCAAACCAACAAGTTGAGAGAACAAAAACATATTCTAATTTTTAGCATATGCCATTACCACCCCACGACAAAATTTAGCCTTTTTCTAAGTTTTATTGTTCACTTCAGTGAAGAGTGCCGAATCACGATCCAATAATGGATCAATGCAGAGTGCATAGTTTTAAGGGTTCTACCAAATAAAAAGGGGTCGTCTATTTATTAGTAGCATCCGACAATTTCAAATCTCAAATTTTATCTAAGTATGCTTTTCTAATGAGAAGGGTCGGAATTGTTTTTCTCCTTTTTAGTGATGGGTGATATAATAATGAGCGTCCCTACAAAGTGAAGGCGTATGCTTTGTTCAGCAAATTAATATGCCCCTCCTTATGATGCGTTTTCCTATGTCATACTCCCGTCAACTCCCCGGCCCTCCTTTATCACATCAACTTAATGAAATAGAGCGAAGCTATTGTCTGTGGAAAAGACTAATGCTCCTGCTGCTCGTGGTTTGGCCTTCCCCATATCCATGACAAATCGTTAATTTGGCAAAGTTTCGCCTACAGGAACCGCTTAAAGAAGAGATAATGGAGTGTCTTACATGGAGAACGTGCTAGCTCCGTGGCTCCATCTAGTTTGTTTTGCCTGATAAATGCAATTGGCTCCATCTACCTACAATCACGTCCCTTACTACCTTTCTGCCTCAACTTACCCACATGTTACTTGAGGTCAAAAACTACAACCCCGGCAAACCAACAACTTAAGGGACCAAAAACAAACTTTACTCGGTAGAATACCTCACTGCCACCCCTCACAAAACTTGGCCTTTTCTTGAAGTTTTATTGAGCACTTAAGTGAAGAGTGTcaaattatgatcatgcaatggatcaATGCAGAGTGTGCAGTTTTAAGGGTGCTACCAAATAAAATGGGGTCGTCTATTTATTAGTTGCATTCGACATTTTAAAATCACAATTTTATCTATATATGCTTTTGTCATGAGAAGGGTTAGAATTGTGTTTCTCCTTTTTATTGATATGTGATATAATAATGAGCATCCCTACAAAGTGGTGGTCATGTTGTATCTTGAGCTACTTGAGAAGCCCCTCCTTATGACGTGTCTCCCTCTGTCGTACTCCCATGCTACCCCCACCCACCCCCACCCCTCCTTTATCATATCAACTTAACAAAAATTGACGCTAAGCTATCTTCTATGGAAAAGACCAATGCTCCTAGTGCTAGCGTTTTGTCTAGCTCAAGATACAACATGACCACCATTTTGTAGGGACCCTACAATCACTTCCCTAGCTAGGGAAGTGATTGTAGGTCATGTTGGAACCCTACAATCACTTCCCTAGCTTACGTTTATGCCTCAAGTTCCCCATGTGTAACTTGATGTCAAAGACTGCAACCCCGCCAAACTAACAAGTTAAGAAACCAAAAACATAGTTTACTCAGTAGAATATGTCACTGCCACCCCACAACAAAACTTAGAATTTCTCTAAGTTTTATTGAGCATTTAAGTGAAGAGTTTCAAATCTCGATCGGGCAATGGATCAATGCAGAGTGTCTAGTTTAAAGGGTACTACACAATAAAAAGGGGTCGTCTATTTGTTAGTTTCCTCCGAAATTTTGAAATATCAGTTTTATCTAAGTATGCTTTTACCATGAGAAGGGTTAGAATTGTTTTTATCCTTTTTAGTGATGAGTGATATAATAATGAGCATCCTACAAAGTGACGTGGTTTTCTTTGTTGGGCTACTTAATACGCCCCTCCTAATGAAGCATCTTCCTCTGTCCTACTCCCATGCACTCCCCCCTGCTTTATCATATCAACTTAACAAAACAGACGCTAACCTATATTCTGCGGAAAAGGCCAGTGCCCCTACTACTGGCGTTTTGGCTTCCCCCGTATCCAAGACAGATCGTTAGTTTGGCAAGATTTCATCTCCACGCACTGCTTTAAGAAGAGATAATGGAGTTTCTTACATGGACAAGGTGCTAGCTCCGTGGCTCCATCTAGTATGCTTTGGCTGATAAATGCAAGTTGCTCCAACTACCTACAATCAATTTCCTTGATTACATTTGTGCCTCAACTTCCTCACTTGTTAccagagttcaagaactacaaccCCGCCAAACCAACAAGTTAAAGGACTAAAAACCTACTTTACTGTGGAATACATCACTGCCACCCGATGCCAAAAGGTATAATTCTCTTAGTTTTGTTGAGCACTTATGTGATGAGCATTGAATCATGATCGGGCAATGGCTCAATATAAAGTGCATAGTTTTAAGGATGCTACCAAATAAAAGGGGGTGTCTAATTTTTAGTTGCATCCGACATGTAAAATCTCAGTTTTATCTAAGTATGCTTTTGTCATGAGAAGGGTCTTCTCCTTTGTAGTGATGAGTGATACATTAATGAGTGTCCCTACAAAGTGTCATCGTGTTCTATATAGAGCTACTTAATATGCCCCTCCTGATGATGCTTCTTCCTCTGTCATGCTCCTATGCACTCCCCCCTCCTTTATCATATCAACTTAATGAAACAGACGCCAAGCTATCTTCTGCGGAAAAGATCAATGCTCCTACTGCTGGCGTTTTGGCTTTCCTCGTATCTAGGACAAATCATTAGTTTGGTAAGGTTTCGTGTGCATGCACTCTTTAAGAAGATATAATGGAGTTTCTTACCTGGACAAGGTGCTAGCTCCGTGGCTCCAGCTGGTCTGCTTTGGCTCATAAATTCAAGTTGCTCCAACTACCTACAATCACTTCCTTGATTACGTTTGTGCTGCAACTTCCTTACGTGTTACTTGAGGTCAAAAGGTACAACCCCACCAAACCAACAAGTTAAAGGACTGAAAACATACTTTACTTGGCAAAGTACGTCACCGCCACCCCGCGATAGAGTGACACCATGCGATAAACGTAGAATATTCTCTTAGTCTTATTGAGCACTTAAAGTGAAGAGTGTTGAATCACGATCGGGCAATGGGCCAATGCAGAGTGCGTAGTTTTAAGGGTGCTACCAAATAAAAGGGGTCGTCTAATTTTAGTTGCATTCGACATTTTAAAATCTCAATATTATTTTAGCATGTTTTGTCATGAGAAGGGTCGGAATCGTTTTTCACCTTTTTAGTGATGAGTGGTATAATAATGAGTGTCCCAACAAAGCAACAGCATGTTCTATGTTGAGCTACTTAATATGCCCCTCCTATGAAGCTTATTCCTTTGCCATACTCTCATGCCCCCCAACCTCCTTTATCATATCAACTTAACAAAACACAAAGTAAGTTATGTTTTGTGGAAAAGACCAATGCTCCCACTGTTGGCGCTCCAAAACAAAACGTTATTTTGGCAAGGTTTCATTTACAGACACCGCTTCAAAAAGAGACAGTGGAGTTTTTTTTACGTGGACAAGGTGCTAGCTTCATGGCTAGAGCTAGTCCACTTTAGCCGATGAATGCAAATGGCTCCAAGTACCTACAATCACTTCCCTTGCTTACGTTTGTGCCTCAACTTTTCCACGTGTAACTTGAGGTCAAAAACCACGAACCGACAATTAAGAGACCAAAAACATATTGTACTTGCTATAATACATCACTGCCACCTCGCGATTATATGTAGAATTTTCTGTAAGTTTTATGGAGCACTTAAGTGGAGAACATCTAATCACGATCGTTGATATAATAATGAGCATCCATACAAAGCGACGTCAAGCTCTATGTTGAGCTACTTAATGTGCCCCTTCTTTTGAAGAATCTTCATGTGTCTTACATCCCCTCCATGCTTCTTCTTATGCACTCCCATTGTAACCCCTCGCATCGTCATTCACCGTGAGCCATCACCAACTGTCTCGATCGTCGTTGTCTTTCTCATATATCACCGTCCTTCCTTTCTCATATTCCTTCTTCCACTCCATTTTGTTGCATCACGTTTGCCTTCActatttccccccccccccccaattcccCCTCCTAGACGCCTTGTGAGATATGTCACCGTCAACATGCAACGGCTACATCGCTAATACAACCACCCGCAAGCCTAGGTGAAAGCTCGTTACCCATCACCAAAAATTACTTGTAAACATTCTAGCTTCGGTCACACCCCTACGACATTCAACGACATGGCACCGGTCACACCCCTACGACCATCATGCATAAAAAGTTTCAACGAAAATAATATAGAAAATCATGAGGATTCCAATCGTAAAAAAAATCTTTAAATCAAAGAAACATTAAATGTGGATTGAAAGGAGGGAAGTACGCACATGAATTCCCCCACATGAATGCACGCAATTGCATCCGAATATCTGATACCCCCATTTTTAATGGTCCGATACTAATTGGACAGATCCTCTGGCTTTCCATGCATTGCCCGATATAAATTCGACAGATCCTCTGACTTTCCATGTATAGCCTTGTGCTATAAATTTGTATCAGCACCGAATCAGGGGTTGTAGTAGAGGAAATCAATCAAGATCAAGGGGCAGTAGCAGACGAGACGGAAAGAGAAGCGGACAAAAAGAGTAAGCCTGCGACCCGGCCGCCCGCGCCACGCGCCCCTCCGACGTGGCGCGGCGGCCGTTCGCGCTCTCCACTCGAATCCTAAAACGCCGCCGAGACGCAGAGCCGCggaggcagagagagagagagagggaggccgAATCGAACGAACCACGtgcgccctctcctcctcctcctctcgccgTCCCACCGGAGGCAAGCGaggtaatctctctctctctctcctccttcctacATAATCGGTCGCGCGGCCTGTTCGTCGCGGTCGATTCCGCCGGGCGACGCGAAAGAAGAAGCCTTTTCGAGTTCTTTTTCCGCTGCGCGTACGAGCGATCGGCCGGCCGACGCATGTGAGCATGGCCCTTTCCTTTCCTCGGATCGCTctgccccagattggatctcttgtCCTCACCGTGTCTCCGAATTCCGGTAGATTTCCGTACCGGAGGGGCCAGGCCGAGCAGATATATATACAAGAGGAGAGGCAGCAGGCACGCCGGACCCAGTGCAGAGCCTTCCTTCCTTGTCTTCTCCGTCGTCCCGAAGGAAGAGCCGTCGACGGCGGCGATGAAGTACGTGTCCGGGCCCTACTTCGAGCCGGACTTCGATCCCGTCCTCGACCGCTTCGGCACCCCAGGGTACGTACGTGCGCACTGGCTGAGCTCTGACTGCTTGTTTGTTATCCTCCATCCATCCATCGACTTCTTCCTGACTGACGAGCGTGGGGTTGGGTGGCTGCAGGGTCGTCGTCGACAATGAGACGCGCGAGGACTGCACGCTCGTCAAGGTTTGTTACTTCCCTCCGATGAATCCAGTTGATTCGGTTGTTTGATTGATGATTGATTCTGGTCTCTCTGTTCTATTTCTGTCTAGGTTGACAGCGTGAACCGGGACGGCGTGCTGCTGGAGATGGTGCAGCTGCTCACCGATCTCGACCTCGTCATCTCCAAGTCCTACATCTCCTCCGACGGCGGCTGGCTCATGGACGGCAAGCACCGTCACCTTCCCTCCTCCTTCGTTTTTCTCCTCCGGCCGATTCATTAGGTCAAAAAAAAAACGATCATGGCTAACGAACGACGCTGAATTTTCTAATCTTCGTTTCGTTGGCCATGTCATGCAGTGTTCCACGTGACGGACCAGATCGGGTGCAAGCTGACGGACCCGTCGCTGCCGGGGTTCATCCAGCAGGCGCTCCTGCCGTTCCAGCGCTCCGGCAGCGGCCCGTCGCCCAAGTTCACCACGTGCCTCGGCAACGTGGTCGGCCCCGGCGGCCCCGACGTGTCGGACTGCGCCTCGCTCGAGTTCACGGTGCACGACCGCCCGGGCCTGCTCTCGTCCATCACCCAGGTGCTCGTCGACCAGGGCTGCCACGTCGCGTCCGGCCAGGCGTGGACCCACAGCGGCCGCGCCGCCGGCGTGCTCTACGTGACGGCCACCGGCGCCGACAGCGCGGCGCTGCACCCGAGCCGGTGGGCGCGCATCGAGCGGCTCGTGAACGCCGTGGTGGACGCGCGCGAGAACATGTCGGGCGAGCGGCGCTGGGTGTGCATGTCGGCCCCCGTGCGCGGCCGCGTCCACACGGAGCGCCGGATGCACCAGCTCATGCACGACGACGGGGACTACGAATCCAGCCCCGCCCCCACGCCCGTCGACGAGGAGCACTTCTGCATGGGCGACCGGGCGGCCACCGCGGCCAGGTCGGCGCACCGCACCGAGACGCGCGTCACCATCGACAACTGGGAGGAGAGGGGCTACGCCATCGTCAAGATGACGAGCAGGGACCGCCCCAAGCTGCTCTTCGACACCGTCTGCGCGCTCACCGACATGCACTACGTCGTCTTCCATGCCACCGTCGGGGCCCAGGGCCCTCTCGCCATCCAGGTAGGCACGAGCCTCCTTGTCTATATATGTGCCCGTGGCAATGGCATTACCTTACCATGCCACACCAGTGACTGACATTGTGGTGACCACGGACGCAGGAGTACTACATCCGGCACAAGGACGGGCGCACGGTGGACAGCTACGCCGAGCGGCAGAAGGTCTCCCGGTGCCTCGTTGCCGCGGTGGAGAGGAGAGCATCTCATGTGAGGCCCCATTAGCCATTTCTGTCCGTGTATATTTTGTTGGGTGCGCAATGCTGAGACGCCATGGCATGTCCTGCAGGGCGTGAGGGTGGAGGTGCGGGCGGCGGACCGGTCGGGGTTGCTGTCGGACTTCACCAGGACGCTGCGGGAGCACGGCCTGTCGCTGCTGAGGGTGGAGATCAAGCGGCAGAAGGAGGAGGCCATCGGCACCTTCTTCCTCGTCACGGACACGGGCGGCGAGGTGCGGCCGGAGGCGCTGCGCGCGGTGCGGACGAGGGTCGCCGAGATGGGCATCTCGCTCGACGTGGCGAAAGAAGCGTTTGGCTGGCCGCCGGTGAGGAAGACGAGAGCGCTGGCCCCGTCGCCCGCCGATCAGGAGAGGCCCAGGTACTCCCTGGGGAGCCTCCTGTGGTCGCATCTTGGGAAGCTCTCGAATAACTTTGGCTACATCAGGTCTTAGAAAATTGTTAGCCAGGCCAGTTGATTCACCGTTTGCATTCATGTGCTTTGTTGGATATGATATGAGGTGTCATCAGAAAAAGCAGTACAATTTTGTATATATACAAAGTGTAGTATCTTGTCATTACAAATACAGTTCCCGTCACcattttgttctctatcttttttcctttcttataCTCTCTTCAttgctaaatataagtctttttaaaaaatTCACTATGGACTTATATACGAAACAAAATAAATGACACAGAGGAAGTACTTCTTATTTATGCGGTCCTTTGAACAATCAACCAACGAATGGAACTTTTTATTGCTGTGACTGGTAAAAGAATGCTTATGTACACAAGATTACCAATAAAATTACAAGCCATACGGCACCCCCACCCACTGCATATATTACCATTGCATCCAACCGGGCAGCTTAAAACCAAAATGGAGCCGCTCCCATTTCATTGTACAAAACTTACGTTCCATATTAACAAACAAGCAATTTCAACCGGTTCCCAGTTTTCAGGTTGGACTTGGCCCTGAATTTGCTCCATTTTCATTGCACAACTTCCCTTCTTCTATTGACAAACAAGCAATTTCGACCGGTTCCCAGTTTTCAGGCTGAAGTTGGCCTGGACTTTGGATGATGATCATTTTGTATCATCGTCATCCTCCAAATCACTGAATGACACATCTTCCTCATCGCCTATGAGAATGGTGGTGTGCCCAGCGAGGTCGGCCTCCTCGTCAAACCAGCCGTCTATGTCGTCATCAAATGTTTCTTGCATAACATTTGAGGCCTTGGTGCCATCCTCCCTCAGCTGCTCTTTGATGACTGTTTTGTCCACCACCGCAACTTCGGTTACTTGGATAGGATGTTTTTCAATCTCAAAATCTGTTATGGGGGCGAACGAAGCTCCATGTTGTCGCACAGATGGGAACGCCTCCATGACGTCCTTGGAGATGTCATCTTCTGAATGCGTTCCAAAGTCATCTCTATGGCGACGTAACTGCTCTGTTGCATGCTGCTTTGACTGGTGTTGCATAAGCATTGCTCTAGCTTCCACAATCTGCAAAAACAAGAACCCGGCTTAGCTTAACTGCTGGGGCATGCGTTACCTTGCATCATTTCAAGAACTAGACAATACCCCGCCCATTGCCGCGAGATCAGAGATTTAATTTCTAAATATTTTACACAATAATAGGTTTAACCTTTGAGATTTAAACTATGTTATgtagaaacaaaaaaagaaaagaaaaagttgAATGTGTCATAAATGGAGTGAGGTGGCATTAAAAATGCATTCTGCATGTTGCATGGTAGACTCTCGTATGTTCAAATCGGGCGGAAGTTAGTGGACCAGGCTAGAAAAACAATTTGGATGATGTGGAAGCACGCATGTGCAGAAAAGTAGCAATAGCAATTAATGGCTTGTAGTGGGGTTTGTCTGTATAAGATATAGAGATACAGATATATTATAATGGAACACATGTGATGATAAGCCCGTATGAGTGTATGACATCTATCCAATCCCTCCATTTGGTGCACCCCAGGCCTTACTAGGCTACAAAGATTCCTCAATGATGAGGTTGGCTATAGATAGATATAGCAGACAATGCATTTAATCCACAACTTATCTAATTTTCAATATTTCTGATGTTGATTCAGTTACACCGAATTTTAACCACCCTAATGTaacacatcatcaatacaacataaCTTATCCTAGTCCAGAATCTGTTGACACCAGGATGCATGGGATGCTCCGAGAGGATATGCACTAGATATGAGCTATGCAATATCATTTTTTTTAAAGACGAACTCAGTTACTAAGAATATTTGTGATTTTATATTCTCAACAACCTCAAGATAACTCATCACAACCAGCCAAATGACACTATCGCGTATCAGCTGAAGAAGGTTGTGCAAGGAAAAGAGGACCTCAACTTGAAGATAAAGAGTGCATAGTTTCAGTTCTCTGCAGATGTTGTGTGTGCTTCAATGGTGTTTTGCTAAGTTATCAAAGAATCTCAAAGAAAGAACCGAGCAAGAAACTATCACACATTACACGTCGAGTCGTCGACTGACATGCTCGCTACCCTATTATGCGGCAGGATCCATAAGAAGACAGTGGCCTCAAGTACCCAGCTACTGATGTTGTAAATGCTCTCAATTGTAATTTTCTAGAAGACTAACTGTCATCATTCGCAATAATAACTGAATGCTGACAGTTGCTGACaccaaaacaagtaaaaaaggTAACATATGCGTTGGAATCCTAGGGTTTTTTCCTATGTTGATCGTTTGACTCGTAGGATTGAATCATATAGGATTTTCCCCTAAGGATTCCTTTGTACTACTACCTCCATTCCATTTTCAATGGTATAATTTTTGCTCCCGTCGCAGTGGCCCACGTTGGTTTAATGTATGGTCAAACTTAAATCTCGAAAAGTGCGGGTGCACTACAttatggaatggagggagtatattccATAGAGATTGAATCCTTTGTTTATCCtgtgatgcaatcaagaaaaagCAAAATCATGTAGGATTCAAAAGGGCATGACATTGGAATCCTATAGTTTTTCTTATTCCCAAATTTTTGGAATCCTATGAATCGAAGAGGCCCTCTGAAGAGAATAGATCTAACAAGATAGTGTTATACATATTACATCGTCCAAAAAAAGAAATAGCATTGCATGGGTCTAATCTGTGGAGCTGGTCATGACAGTAGAATTGGATAAACTCTATGTTCTTGATTTGGATAAAAAAAACGTATGCCAACAGTTGTGCCAATTCATGGGAAATGGAATATCATAAATTATTACTGTGCCATGCATCTAACATTCGAATGCAATAGAAAAGAACAGGAACAATGTCATGTGTGAGATAACATGCCATTGCGGGCAAAGACCGGcttcaagaaaaacctttatctaTCTTAAGTTAGGATTTGCTTTATTTCCTTTGGATAAGATTTGTTTCCCTTTCTAAAACATTTAGATTGGCTTTCCTTCAAGTTAAGGTTAAGCTGAATTGAGTACCAGATATATATGGTGCGGGCTATGGTGCATCGCACCCCaactctccctctctttctctcttcttCCTACTCCCTATCTACAGAAACTAAGTGCCTTATCCTTGAACAGTGCCAGAGCGTCAAGATCCTAGACCACACCCTGTCGTCAACCACAACCACATCCTAAGATTCAATCCACAGAGAACATGGCAACTGATTGTTACATATCATAGAAGAGCCATATTAAGAAACTGTAGTTGTGGCATGTTACGAACTGAATACCAGCCTAAGAAAGTGGAACTTGGCTAGCTTATGTTATAGCATGGGCAGTTCGTGGATTATTCTTCCTTTTTATAATATCTGGTATGGAAATACatatgtgatcaaaacaagaaagAAAGCCGCAAGACCACTTAATCATGTTAAAGACCCAGTCAACAGCAAGTACCGTGTAATCAGATAACCGTCAGAGATAATGGCTAATAGCAAGGTCACATATAACTTCACTACTTACTTCTAAGACTGCCTGGATTTTGGAAcgatagagattgcaaatagagatTGCAATGTTCTATGTATCAGGTGGAGAGAAAATTTACCTGTGGTGTGGACAAAAGTTCAGCATCATGCTTGTTCAGTCTGGGATGTAAAAGAACAAAATAAATTTTCCAAAAGCATTCTTCACTCATATGGATTGGGCATAGTTCAATCCGCAAAGCAGCTAATGTAGGAGCGAGGTGCCCAATAGCCAAGGCATGCTCTTGCTGAGCATCAGACATGTCAAAATCTGCAGGGGGTAAGAAGATTATTGAAAAGGTTAAGCAAACACATTCACATAGTCAGACTGATAGAAAAGATGAGGTGCAATTGATAGTTCCAATGGAATAGCATATGCACAGTTCCATTGAAACATACAGATTAAAGACATGCCTTTCCATCAGCACCATGTTAAATCAAGGCATAACTTAAAAATAAATGGTAGAGGGTTTCATAAAGTTTGACCATAACACATAAG includes:
- the LOC123447661 gene encoding ACT domain-containing protein ACR3-like, whose translation is MKYVSGPYFEPDFDPVLDRFGTPGVVVDNETREDCTLVKVDSVNRDGVLLEMVQLLTDLDLVISKSYISSDGGWLMDGKHRHLPSSFVFLLRPIH
- the LOC123447660 gene encoding ACT domain-containing protein ACR1-like produces the protein CHAVFHVTDQIGCKLTDPSLPGFIQQALLPFQRSGSGPSPKFTTCLGNVVGPGGPDVSDCASLEFTVHDRPGLLSSITQVLVDQGCHVASGQAWTHSGRAAGVLYVTATGADSAALHPSRWARIERLVNAVVDARENMSGERRWVCMSAPVRGRVHTERRMHQLMHDDGDYESSPAPTPVDEEHFCMGDRAATAARSAHRTETRVTIDNWEERGYAIVKMTSRDRPKLLFDTVCALTDMHYVVFHATVGAQGPLAIQEYYIRHKDGRTVDSYAERQKVSRCLVAAVERRASHGVRVEVRAADRSGLLSDFTRTLREHGLSLLRVEIKRQKEEAIGTFFLVTDTGGEVRPEALRAVRTRVAEMGISLDVAKEAFGWPPVRKTRALAPSPADQERPRYSLGSLLWSHLGKLSNNFGYIRS